The following are encoded together in the Bradyrhizobium sp. CCGUVB1N3 genome:
- a CDS encoding 3-hydroxybutyrate dehydrogenase → MLKGKVAIVTGSTSGIGLGIAKELAKLGAGLVLNGLGDAREIEAIRTGIEREHGVRVVYDGADMSKADAVRGLIAAIVERFGRIDILVNNAGIQFTAPVEDFPAAKWNAILDINLSAAFHGIAAAVPQMRRQRWGRIVNIASTHGLVASSHKAAYVAAKHGLVGLTKVVGLETAGSGVTCNAVCPGWVRTPLVEKQISDIAAQRGIDQREAAKELLAEKQPSLDFVSPSQLGGTVAFLCSPAADQITGTAISVDGGWTAQ, encoded by the coding sequence ATGCTGAAGGGAAAAGTAGCAATCGTCACCGGATCGACCAGCGGCATCGGACTGGGCATCGCGAAAGAGCTAGCCAAGCTCGGCGCCGGTCTGGTGTTGAACGGCTTGGGCGACGCTCGCGAGATTGAGGCGATCCGCACTGGTATCGAACGTGAGCACGGCGTGCGCGTCGTCTACGACGGCGCCGACATGTCAAAAGCCGATGCCGTGCGCGGATTGATCGCCGCGATAGTCGAGAGATTCGGACGCATTGACATCCTGGTGAACAATGCCGGCATCCAGTTCACCGCCCCGGTGGAGGACTTTCCTGCCGCCAAATGGAATGCAATCCTCGACATCAATCTGTCCGCTGCGTTCCACGGCATTGCCGCGGCAGTGCCTCAGATGAGGAGGCAACGTTGGGGACGGATCGTCAACATCGCTTCCACGCACGGCCTCGTCGCGTCGTCACATAAGGCCGCCTACGTTGCGGCCAAACACGGGCTGGTGGGCCTGACCAAAGTGGTTGGTCTGGAGACGGCCGGCAGCGGCGTCACTTGCAACGCGGTCTGCCCGGGCTGGGTGAGAACCCCTTTGGTCGAAAAGCAGATCAGCGACATCGCCGCGCAAAGGGGCATAGATCAGAGGGAAGCGGCCAAGGAGCTTTTGGCCGAGAAGCAACCGTCTCTGGATTTTGTCTCCCCCTCGCAGCTTGGCGGCACCGTGGCTTTCCTCTGTTCGCCTGCGGCAGACCAGATCACGGGCACAGCAATCTCCGTCGATGGCGGCTGGACCGCGCAGTAG
- a CDS encoding HpcH/HpaI aldolase/citrate lyase family protein — protein MNGAKLRERLAKGEAIAMLTPHHASSGLAARLVELGADAIFVDCEHGTWSFEDVRVTAQAIRGAGGAAIVRPHSHERPILIRYLNAGADGLMVPMVDTAEQARAIVDAVRYACPADHQKRLVIAMIETPKAIDDIDELLAVEGIDVFFIGPGDLSQNMGYPPAPPFGQSRPQAVIERVAFAVGRIRAAGKVAGTLVTSDELPLWLEHGVKYFYVHSDPFLRVGLAGIKKVLGR, from the coding sequence ATGAACGGAGCCAAATTGCGCGAGCGCCTTGCCAAGGGCGAGGCGATCGCGATGCTCACGCCGCACCACGCCTCGTCTGGACTGGCGGCCCGCCTGGTGGAACTCGGAGCCGATGCGATCTTCGTCGATTGCGAGCACGGCACCTGGAGTTTTGAAGATGTTCGCGTGACGGCTCAGGCCATCCGCGGCGCAGGCGGCGCGGCCATCGTTCGCCCGCATTCACATGAACGACCGATCCTGATCCGCTATCTTAATGCCGGCGCGGATGGGCTGATGGTGCCGATGGTCGATACCGCCGAGCAGGCCCGCGCGATCGTTGATGCCGTGCGCTATGCGTGCCCCGCCGACCATCAGAAACGGCTCGTCATTGCCATGATCGAGACGCCCAAGGCGATCGATGATATCGATGAACTTCTCGCAGTGGAGGGGATCGACGTATTCTTCATCGGCCCGGGCGACCTGTCTCAGAACATGGGTTATCCGCCGGCCCCGCCGTTCGGGCAATCGCGTCCGCAGGCGGTCATCGAGCGGGTGGCGTTCGCGGTGGGCCGGATTCGTGCAGCCGGCAAGGTCGCCGGAACGCTGGTGACCTCGGACGAGTTGCCGCTCTGGCTGGAGCACGGCGTCAAATATTTCTACGTCCATTCGGATCCGTTCCTGCGCGTCGGTCTGGCTGGCATCAAGAAAGTGCTTGGGCGGTAA